ACGTCGCCATCTGACCGACTCCCCCCGCCCCCCAGGACCACCCCTCCCTGGTCCCCGCGACCCCCGCCCTCCTCGTGAGGTCGGGGGTCGCGGTGTGTCCGGGCCCGGCCGCGCCGACGCGGGACGAGCGGGGGCGACGTCTGGACCAGCGTCCAGACCAGTGGTCCGAAATGCGGGAGAACGTGGCCCGGCTCTCACCTTCGCGGGTGGTGCGCCGATGGGGGAGGTCGACTCGCCCACGCGGGCACCGCACGACACCGCAGCGCCGCGCAGGACCAAGGCGGCGCCGGGCAGCACCGGGCAGGACCAGGCAGCACCCGTCAGCAACGAGAAGGGGGAGGGCCGTGGACGACGACGCCGAGATCGTGGCCGAGTTCCTCGTGGAGAGCCACGAGAACCTCGACCAGCTCGACCGTGACCTCGTGGAGCTCGAGCGCACGCCCGACTCCCGGGAGCTGCTCTCCAGCATCTTCCGGACCATCCACACCATCAAGGGCACCAGCGGCTTCCTCGCCTTCAACCGGCTCGAGGCGCTGACCCACGTGGGGGAGAACCTGCTGTCCCGGCTGCGTGACGGCAAGATGGTCATGACCACGCACACCGCCGGCGCGCTGCTCACGATGGTCGACACCGTCCGTGCGCTGCTCGAGGCGATCGAGCACGGCGAGGGTGACGCGGACACCAGCGTGGACGTCGAGTCGGTCGTCTCGCTGCTCGAGCGGGTCCTGGCCGGCGACGTCGACGAGCCCGCGGCCGAGGCCCCGTCCCCGGCAGAGAGCGGTGAGCAGTCAACCGTTCCGGAGTCGGAGTCGGTTGAGGACGCACCGCCCGCCGCGGCTGAGGTCGAAGGCGGTGAGCACTCAACCGTTCCGGAGGCTGACTCGGTTGAGGACGCACCGCTCCCGCAGGCCGTGGTCGCAGGCGGTGAGGGGGCAACCGTTCCGGTGGCCCAGTCGGTTGAGGAGGCACCGCTCCCGCAGGCCGCCCTGCCCGACCCGGAGCCGGTGCTCGAGCCGGTGCTCGAGCCGCTCCTGGAGGAGGCGGCACCCGTGGCGGAGGCCGAGGAGGGCCGGCGTGGGGTGGTCGACTCCTCGGTCCGCGTCGACGTCGACCTTCTCGACGGGCTCGTGCAGCTCGTCGGCGAGCTGGTCCTGACCCGCAACCAGATCCTGCAGCGCACCGAGGCCGCCGACGACGTGGAGCTGGTCCGCGCCTCGCAGCGACTGGACCTCGTGGCCAGCGAGCTGCAGGAGAGCGTGATGCGCACTCGCATGCAGCCGATCGGCCAGGTCTGGTCGAAGATGCCGCGCATCGTGCGCGACCTGGCCCACCAGCTCGGCCGCGAGGTCGACCTGGAGATGGACGGTCACGACACCGAGCTGGACCGCTCGCTGCTCGAGGCGCTCAAGGGCCCGCTGACCCACCTGGTGCGCAACTCCCTGGACCACGGCATCGAGCCGCCCGCCGCCCGGGCGGCCGCGGGCAAGCCGACGGCCGGCCGACTGCTGCTGCGCGCCTACCACGAGTCCGGCCAGGTGGTCGTCGAGATCACCGACGACGGCAGGGGCATCGACCCGCGCCACATCGGCGACGTCGCCGTCCGCCGCGGGGTGGTCACGCGCGAGCAGCTGGCCCGGATGGAGCCGCGCGACGTCCTGGACCTCATCTTCCGCCCCGGCTTCTCCACCGCCGAGCAGGTCACCAACGTCTCCGGCCGCGGGGTCGGCATG
This genomic window from Nocardioides marinus contains:
- a CDS encoding chemotaxis protein CheW translates to MDDDAEIVAEFLVESHENLDQLDRDLVELERTPDSRELLSSIFRTIHTIKGTSGFLAFNRLEALTHVGENLLSRLRDGKMVMTTHTAGALLTMVDTVRALLEAIEHGEGDADTSVDVESVVSLLERVLAGDVDEPAAEAPSPAESGEQSTVPESESVEDAPPAAAEVEGGEHSTVPEADSVEDAPLPQAVVAGGEGATVPVAQSVEEAPLPQAALPDPEPVLEPVLEPLLEEAAPVAEAEEGRRGVVDSSVRVDVDLLDGLVQLVGELVLTRNQILQRTEAADDVELVRASQRLDLVASELQESVMRTRMQPIGQVWSKMPRIVRDLAHQLGREVDLEMDGHDTELDRSLLEALKGPLTHLVRNSLDHGIEPPAARAAAGKPTAGRLLLRAYHESGQVVVEITDDGRGIDPRHIGDVAVRRGVVTREQLARMEPRDVLDLIFRPGFSTAEQVTNVSGRGVGMDVVRTSIERIGGSVDLTSTVGAGTTMRIRIPLTLAIIPALVVGQHGERYAIPQANLVELVRLEGQDLRENVETLAGAPVLRLRGRLLPLVSLSEALGGEKADPDGLTIVVVQADETRFGLCVEEVHDTQEIVVKPIGRQLKALPTYAGATIMGDGRVALILDVGGIARTRVLGAAHASEAEVQVGTVDARALLVLEVSQGRRAALPLTAVSRLEEFDLARVERSGGVEVVQYRDGILPLLRLAPAIGLAESPPSEDQISVVVHEDGDHRVGIVIDRVLDVVEEQVVPTEVGRRNGVLGSAVVQDRVTDLVDLDAVVRPLLAGAR